From the Toxotes jaculatrix isolate fToxJac2 chromosome 15, fToxJac2.pri, whole genome shotgun sequence genome, one window contains:
- the slc37a1 gene encoding glucose-6-phosphate exchanger SLC37A1 isoform X2, producing MAPVPPGIRMLVSFNRDQWYRALTFILTFLLYTSFHLSRKPISIVKSELHKNCSSVSELATIASSSSSSSTDNQHPSLPSLHTDMDCSWKPFDKSNYKQLLGAMDYSFLCAYAIGMYLSGIIGERLPIRLYLTVGMLTSGLFTCLFGLGYVYNIHSLGFYIFVQVANGLVQTTGWPSVVTCIGNWFGKGRRGLIMGLWNSHTSVGNILGSLIAGYWVSSNWGLSFIVPGLIIAFMGIVCFLFLIEHPNDLKSMYAQNSSPGKSVPTKSWNGVNGHTEVFLQYKDNKTQSYDTELLLPRDSVRVPVQPVVVVKSESELSAISFMGALRIPGVIEFSLCLLFAKLVSYTFLFWLPLYITKAAHLDAKRAGDLSTLFDVGGIVGGILAGVISDKLGKRATTCAVMLLLAAPTLYGFSMISEFGLGPTIGMLLVCGGLVNGPYALITTAVSADLGTHKSLKGNARALSTVTAIIDGTGSVGAALGPLLAGLLSAGGWDQVFYMLMTADFLALLLLLRLVTKELASPKSRPISTVELKEH from the exons ATGGCACCTGTTCCTCCTGGGATCCGCATGTTGGTTTCCTTCAACAGGGACCAGTG gtACAGAGCTCTCACCTTTATCCTCACCTTCCTGCTTTATACCAGTTTTCACCTCTCAAGGAAACCTATTAGCATCGTCAAG AGTGAGCTCCATAAGAACTGCTCATCTGTCAGTGAGCTAGCCACCATTGCTtccagtagcagcagcagcagcaccgaCAACCAGCATCCCTCCTTGCCATCCCTCCACACAGACATGGACTGTAGCTGGAAGCCTTTTG ATAAAAGCAACTACAAACAGCTGCTGGGAGCCATGGACTACTCCTTCCTCTGTGCCTATGCTATAGGAATGTACCTCAG CGGCATTATCGGGGAGCGTCTGCCCATTCGACTGTACCTGACTGTGGGCATGCTGACCAGCGGCCTGTTCACCTGCCTGTTTGGACTGGGTTATGTCTACAACATCCACAGCCTGGGCTTCTATATATTTGTCCAG GTGGCTAACGGCTTGGTCCAAACCACTGGCTGGCCCAGTGTGGTGACCTGCATCGGCAACTGGTTTGGAAAGGGAAG GCGTGGACTCATCATGGGACTGTGGAACTCCCACACTTCAGTGGGCAACATCCTGGGCTCTCTGATTGCGGGCTACTGGGTCTCCTCCAACTGGGGCCTGTCCTTCATCGTACCAGGGCTCATCATCGCATTCATGGGCATCgtctgcttcctcttcctcattgaGC aTCCAAATGACCTAAAAAGCATGTATGCTCAAAATTCTTCCCCAGGCAAGAGT GTTCCAACCAAGAGTTGGAATGGAGTAAATGGACATACTGAGGTGTTTCTGCAATACAAGGACAACAAAACCCag agCTACGACACAGAGCTGTTGTTGCCCAGGGACAGTGTGCGCGTCCCCGTGCAACCTGTTGTGGTGGTGAAGAGCGAATCGGAGCTGTCCGCCATCAGCTTCATGGGAGCCCTACGAATACCA GGAGTGATCGagttctctctgtgtctgctgtttgccaAGCTGGTCAGTTACACCTTCCTCTTCTGGCTGCCGCTCTACATCACTAAGGCAG ctcacCTGGATGCCAAGAGGGCTGGAGATCTCTCCACTCTGTTTGATGTAGGAGGAATTGTGG GGGGGATCCTGGCAGGAGTGATCTCTGATAAACTGGGGAAGAGAGCCACCACCTGTGCAGTCATGTTGCTGCTGGCTGCTCCTACA CTGTATGGCTTCTCCATGATCAGTGAGTTCGGTCTGGGGCCAACCATCG GCATGCTGCTAGTGTGTGGAGGTCTAGTCAATGGACCATACGCTCTCATCACAACTGCAGTGTCTGCTGATTTA GGAACCCATAAGAGCCTGAAAGGCAACGCTAGAGCTTTGTCTACTGTCACTGCCATCATCGATGGCACAGGATCTGTAG GTGCAGCACTAGGCCCCCTGCTGGCTGGCCTTTTGTCTGCAGGAGGCTGGGATCAGGTCTTCTACATGCTGATGACTGCTGACTTCCTTGCTCTGTTG CTTTTGCTACGACTTGTGACCAAGGAACTTGCCTCACCTAAATCCCGTCCCATCTCCACTGTAGA GTTGAAGGAGCATTGA
- the slc37a1 gene encoding glucose-6-phosphate exchanger SLC37A1 isoform X1: MAPVPPGIRMLVSFNRDQWYRALTFILTFLLYTSFHLSRKPISIVKSELHKNCSSVSELATIASSSSSSSTDNQHPSLPSLHTDMDCSWKPFDKSNYKQLLGAMDYSFLCAYAIGMYLSGIIGERLPIRLYLTVGMLTSGLFTCLFGLGYVYNIHSLGFYIFVQVANGLVQTTGWPSVVTCIGNWFGKGRRGLIMGLWNSHTSVGNILGSLIAGYWVSSNWGLSFIVPGLIIAFMGIVCFLFLIEHPNDLKSMYAQNSSPGKSVPTKSWNGVNGHTEVFLQYKDNKTQAYYYYEDSIQNRKSYDTELLLPRDSVRVPVQPVVVVKSESELSAISFMGALRIPGVIEFSLCLLFAKLVSYTFLFWLPLYITKAAHLDAKRAGDLSTLFDVGGIVGGILAGVISDKLGKRATTCAVMLLLAAPTLYGFSMISEFGLGPTIGMLLVCGGLVNGPYALITTAVSADLGTHKSLKGNARALSTVTAIIDGTGSVGAALGPLLAGLLSAGGWDQVFYMLMTADFLALLLLLRLVTKELASPKSRPISTVELKEH; encoded by the exons ATGGCACCTGTTCCTCCTGGGATCCGCATGTTGGTTTCCTTCAACAGGGACCAGTG gtACAGAGCTCTCACCTTTATCCTCACCTTCCTGCTTTATACCAGTTTTCACCTCTCAAGGAAACCTATTAGCATCGTCAAG AGTGAGCTCCATAAGAACTGCTCATCTGTCAGTGAGCTAGCCACCATTGCTtccagtagcagcagcagcagcaccgaCAACCAGCATCCCTCCTTGCCATCCCTCCACACAGACATGGACTGTAGCTGGAAGCCTTTTG ATAAAAGCAACTACAAACAGCTGCTGGGAGCCATGGACTACTCCTTCCTCTGTGCCTATGCTATAGGAATGTACCTCAG CGGCATTATCGGGGAGCGTCTGCCCATTCGACTGTACCTGACTGTGGGCATGCTGACCAGCGGCCTGTTCACCTGCCTGTTTGGACTGGGTTATGTCTACAACATCCACAGCCTGGGCTTCTATATATTTGTCCAG GTGGCTAACGGCTTGGTCCAAACCACTGGCTGGCCCAGTGTGGTGACCTGCATCGGCAACTGGTTTGGAAAGGGAAG GCGTGGACTCATCATGGGACTGTGGAACTCCCACACTTCAGTGGGCAACATCCTGGGCTCTCTGATTGCGGGCTACTGGGTCTCCTCCAACTGGGGCCTGTCCTTCATCGTACCAGGGCTCATCATCGCATTCATGGGCATCgtctgcttcctcttcctcattgaGC aTCCAAATGACCTAAAAAGCATGTATGCTCAAAATTCTTCCCCAGGCAAGAGT GTTCCAACCAAGAGTTGGAATGGAGTAAATGGACATACTGAGGTGTTTCTGCAATACAAGGACAACAAAACCCag GCATACTACTATTACGAGGATAGTATTCAAAACAGGAAG agCTACGACACAGAGCTGTTGTTGCCCAGGGACAGTGTGCGCGTCCCCGTGCAACCTGTTGTGGTGGTGAAGAGCGAATCGGAGCTGTCCGCCATCAGCTTCATGGGAGCCCTACGAATACCA GGAGTGATCGagttctctctgtgtctgctgtttgccaAGCTGGTCAGTTACACCTTCCTCTTCTGGCTGCCGCTCTACATCACTAAGGCAG ctcacCTGGATGCCAAGAGGGCTGGAGATCTCTCCACTCTGTTTGATGTAGGAGGAATTGTGG GGGGGATCCTGGCAGGAGTGATCTCTGATAAACTGGGGAAGAGAGCCACCACCTGTGCAGTCATGTTGCTGCTGGCTGCTCCTACA CTGTATGGCTTCTCCATGATCAGTGAGTTCGGTCTGGGGCCAACCATCG GCATGCTGCTAGTGTGTGGAGGTCTAGTCAATGGACCATACGCTCTCATCACAACTGCAGTGTCTGCTGATTTA GGAACCCATAAGAGCCTGAAAGGCAACGCTAGAGCTTTGTCTACTGTCACTGCCATCATCGATGGCACAGGATCTGTAG GTGCAGCACTAGGCCCCCTGCTGGCTGGCCTTTTGTCTGCAGGAGGCTGGGATCAGGTCTTCTACATGCTGATGACTGCTGACTTCCTTGCTCTGTTG CTTTTGCTACGACTTGTGACCAAGGAACTTGCCTCACCTAAATCCCGTCCCATCTCCACTGTAGA GTTGAAGGAGCATTGA